A portion of the Candidatus Babeliales bacterium genome contains these proteins:
- a CDS encoding DUF2935 domain-containing protein, whose translation MKKIILMALVLSACATQAKKSEKTKDFYNPKTGIYAAKPGASVKNISQQPTGELKASMGKSAVKGQEATENSKPFSRVSDFSNPSRYMEIKAPVAVASDEIDFWVRQMSEHALFLHLGFEDAQFKAEALEIHQLFEDFRTTFNANPNSMEHMNTVLPLLKREREFQIKALTALEEGKWIGWIFPLFINHTTLELDYLTDKLNAIKYSPQDELVFWNRINSEHAAFAAHLLDPAERELFLKADKLSMKFNNIPKSEKEMMVKLSLKASKELDEFNKTARTAGKAVKSIIHPVLLDHVIREGERSIKTLQELNLHKEAGEFASQYQRQVQQYNK comes from the coding sequence ATGAAAAAAATAATTTTAATGGCCCTTGTGTTATCTGCTTGCGCTACTCAGGCTAAAAAAAGTGAAAAAACTAAGGATTTTTATAACCCAAAAACAGGGATATATGCCGCTAAACCAGGTGCCTCTGTAAAAAACATCTCCCAACAACCAACTGGAGAATTAAAGGCTAGCATGGGTAAATCTGCTGTAAAAGGCCAAGAAGCAACAGAAAACAGTAAACCATTCAGCAGAGTGTCTGACTTTAGCAATCCATCAAGATATATGGAAATCAAAGCGCCTGTAGCAGTTGCTTCGGATGAGATTGATTTCTGGGTAAGACAAATGTCTGAGCATGCCCTCTTCCTTCACTTAGGTTTTGAAGATGCTCAATTTAAAGCAGAAGCTTTAGAAATTCACCAACTCTTTGAAGATTTTAGAACAACTTTTAATGCAAACCCAAACAGTATGGAACACATGAACACTGTGTTACCTTTACTAAAAAGAGAACGTGAGTTTCAAATAAAAGCCCTTACTGCCTTAGAAGAAGGTAAATGGATTGGATGGATCTTCCCATTATTTATTAACCACACCACGTTAGAGCTTGATTATCTTACCGATAAACTAAACGCAATAAAATACTCTCCTCAAGATGAATTAGTTTTCTGGAATCGAATAAATAGTGAGCATGCTGCTTTTGCCGCTCATTTACTCGATCCAGCTGAAAGAGAACTATTTCTAAAAGCAGACAAATTATCCATGAAATTTAATAATATTCCAAAAAGCGAAAAAGAAATGATGGTCAAATTATCTCTTAAAGCTAGTAAAGAGTTGGATGAATTTAACAAAACTGCAAGAACTGCTGGTAAAGCCGTGAAATCTATCATACACCCTGTGCTATTAGATCATGTGATCAGAGAAGGTGAAAGATCAATAAAAACATTGCAAGAATTAAATTTACATAAAGAAGCGGGGGAATTTGCATCTCAATATCAAAGACAGGTACAACAATATAATAAATAA
- a CDS encoding C39 family peptidase yields MKVNRIHQYSFFVMTLWGGMIIGQGDEWTWLHRKIFTQQELKNNSYKKELLFSKEDSQPFSQMMFSWNAVRDHEGHVSFWSQVRNPETKQWGVWHKMMDWGNGIQRSFGGSKDAHTRYEHVRLELQSGCYADGFRIKIIAHDGASLGSIKSFAVSLSDYSKFEPEVVPNGGIRFPSLCLDGVPKKAQLGLDHPRAAHLCSPTSCSMVVGYFMNESIDAVDFAQKAFDEGLNAYGSWPFNTAHAFEECNGAVWFATARMHSFQGMYKQLRRGMPVVVSVRGWIDGAPKSYDSGHLLVVIGWDARTQSVICHDPAFVRDEDVVKYYPIQSFLLAWERSRRLVYVADPVV; encoded by the coding sequence ATGAAAGTGAATAGAATTCATCAGTATAGTTTTTTTGTAATGACATTGTGGGGCGGTATGATTATCGGGCAGGGGGATGAATGGACTTGGTTGCATCGTAAAATTTTTACCCAGCAGGAATTGAAAAATAATAGTTATAAGAAAGAACTATTGTTTTCAAAAGAGGATTCTCAGCCATTTTCGCAGATGATGTTTTCTTGGAATGCTGTGCGTGATCATGAAGGGCATGTTTCGTTTTGGTCTCAAGTGCGCAACCCGGAGACAAAGCAATGGGGAGTTTGGCATAAAATGATGGATTGGGGCAATGGGATACAGCGATCTTTTGGAGGGAGTAAAGATGCGCATACAAGGTATGAACATGTGCGGTTGGAGTTGCAAAGTGGTTGTTATGCAGATGGGTTTCGTATAAAAATTATTGCACACGATGGTGCATCGTTAGGATCAATAAAATCATTTGCTGTTTCATTATCAGATTACAGTAAATTTGAGCCAGAGGTGGTGCCTAACGGAGGGATTCGTTTTCCATCGTTATGTCTTGATGGAGTGCCTAAAAAAGCGCAGCTTGGTCTTGACCATCCGCGTGCAGCGCATTTATGTTCGCCAACGTCATGCAGCATGGTCGTTGGTTATTTTATGAACGAATCGATTGATGCGGTTGATTTCGCACAAAAAGCATTTGATGAAGGTTTAAATGCATATGGCAGTTGGCCATTTAATACTGCGCATGCTTTTGAGGAATGTAACGGTGCAGTGTGGTTTGCAACAGCGCGTATGCATTCGTTTCAAGGTATGTATAAGCAGTTAAGGCGTGGTATGCCCGTTGTTGTAAGCGTGCGTGGTTGGATAGATGGGGCACCTAAATCATACGATAGTGGACATTTATTGGTGGTGATTGGGTGGGATGCGCGTACGCAATCGGTGATTTGTCATGATCCTGCATTTGTGAGAGATGAAGATGTGGTGAAGTATTATCCAATACAAAGTTTTTTACTTGCATGGGAGCGTTCCCGTCGTCTTGTTTATGTAGCAGATCCTGTGGTTTAG
- a CDS encoding N-acetylmuramoyl-L-alanine amidase, translating into MMTIQRMAYTVMVIAVCGAQEVVAQTKNTLLQVYHHRAAQDVPAIELGQVVFYCTRPPVIKELQTTNKHERIFSLENIAVNDAVKQQIKQFNAIDAKKYKATIELAHSGFKLHLSFDPAQVGLDWGNFVAIKNEAGIGFRLYDTHYLQILGQKRDGLLKTVSAKKKLCVVIDCGHGGIDSGAVSKHNIAEKDVVLSVGKSLAQFLHASGTDVFLTRSEDVAIPLDDRTSFVNSVQADLMVSIHANGAGNEHASGFETFCLPREQLQVAGSVLSSDYKNIIYGMQRDRNCSSEELAGHIHSSVMGAVKKKYKNVVDRRMKHSVAQVLLGTHTPAVLVEIGFLTNEREAKLLADADYQSCIAQAIRDGILQYSKI; encoded by the coding sequence ATGATGACTATACAGCGTATGGCATACACAGTAATGGTGATTGCAGTATGTGGAGCGCAAGAGGTGGTTGCGCAAACAAAAAATACATTATTGCAGGTGTATCATCATCGAGCTGCGCAAGATGTACCAGCGATTGAACTGGGTCAAGTAGTGTTCTATTGCACCCGTCCTCCGGTGATTAAAGAGTTACAAACGACAAACAAACATGAAAGAATATTTTCCCTAGAAAACATTGCAGTCAATGATGCAGTCAAGCAACAAATTAAGCAGTTTAATGCTATAGATGCAAAAAAATATAAGGCAACAATTGAGCTTGCGCACAGTGGATTTAAATTGCATTTATCATTTGATCCTGCACAGGTTGGGCTTGATTGGGGTAACTTTGTAGCGATTAAAAATGAAGCAGGAATTGGATTTAGATTATATGATACACACTATTTGCAGATATTGGGGCAAAAGCGAGATGGTCTTTTAAAAACAGTTTCTGCAAAAAAAAAATTGTGTGTTGTCATTGATTGTGGTCATGGAGGAATAGATAGCGGCGCAGTAAGTAAGCATAATATTGCAGAGAAAGATGTCGTACTATCAGTAGGTAAATCGTTGGCTCAATTTTTGCATGCATCAGGTACAGACGTTTTTTTGACACGCAGTGAAGACGTAGCGATTCCATTGGATGACAGAACGTCATTTGTTAATAGTGTACAAGCGGATTTAATGGTTTCTATTCATGCAAATGGGGCAGGGAATGAACATGCATCGGGGTTTGAGACATTTTGTTTGCCCAGAGAGCAGTTACAGGTGGCAGGTTCTGTCTTGTCGTCAGATTATAAAAATATAATATATGGCATGCAACGTGATCGTAATTGTAGCAGTGAGGAACTCGCAGGACATATTCATAGCAGTGTGATGGGCGCAGTAAAAAAAAAATATAAAAATGTTGTGGATAGACGAATGAAGCATTCCGTGGCGCAGGTTCTTTTAGGAACGCATACTCCAGCAGTTCTTGTAGAAATTGGTTTTTTAACTAATGAGAGAGAAGCAAAACTGCTTGCTGATGCTGATTATCAAAGTTGCATTGCTCAAGCAATACGTGATGGTATTCTGCAATATAGTAAGATTTGA